One region of Eupeodes corollae chromosome 1, idEupCoro1.1, whole genome shotgun sequence genomic DNA includes:
- the LOC129938876 gene encoding protein FAM50 homolog encodes MAHYKGAASEAGRAMQLMKKREIAQQEIEFRKKKIEEDLKISNIENKFASHYDAVEQQLKTSTIGLVTLDEMKAKQEDIVREREKKLAQKKDEKEREKLRALEAIQAEKNKQKRQIQALSFTLDEDEADEEDEDIKPLEIKPIKKWKTEVQSDEPQKKKICKNPDVDTSFLPDREREERENRLREELRQEWVAQQAALKDQEITITFSYWDGSGHRRSATMKKGNSIYQFLQKCLEVLRKEFNELKTVMADQLMYVKEDLILPHHYTFYDFIVTKARGKSGPLFQFDVHDDVRMISDATVEKEESHAGKVLLRNWYERNKHIFPASRWEPYDPTKTYDKYTIKDKNKK; translated from the coding sequence atggCTCACTACAAAGGAGCAGCCAGTGAAGCTGGGCGTGCAATGCAATTGATGAAAAAACGTGAAATCGCCCAACAAGAAATTGAATTCCGCAAAAAGAAAATCGAAGAGGACTTGAAAAtttctaatattgaaaacaaattcgcCAGCCACTACGATGCTGTGGAACAACAACTCAAGACCTCCACCATTGGATTGGTCACGTTGGATGAGATGAAAGCCAAACAGGAGGACATTGTGAGAGAACGTGAAAAGAAACTAGCCCAGAAGAAGGACGAGAAAGAACGTGAGAAACTGCGAGCTCTGGAGGCAATCCAAGCCGAGAAGAACAAACAGAAACGACAAATTCAAGCTTTATCCTTTACCTTGGACGAAGACGAGGCTGACGAAGAGGATGAAGACATAAAACCACTCGAAATAAAGCCCATCAAGAAATGGAAAACAGAGGTGCAAAGCGACGAAccacagaaaaagaaaatctgtAAGAACCCAGATGTGGACACCTCATTCCTGCCTGATCGGGAACGTGAGGAGAGAGAAAACCGTCTGCGAGAAGAACTCCGCCAAGAGTGGGTTGCTCAGCAGGCTGCCTTGAAGGACCAAGAGATCACAATTACCTTCAGTTACTGGGACGGCTCGGGACATCGTCGAAGTGCAACCATGAAAAAAGGCAATTCCATTTATCAATTTCTGCAAAAGTGTTTGGAAGTTCTGCGCAAAGAATTCAACGAACTGAAAACTGTTATGGCCGACCAATTGATGTATGTCAAGGAGGATCTGATTCTACCGCACCATTACACTTTTTATGATTTCATTGTGACGAAAGCCCGTGGTAAGAGTGGACCTTTGTTCCAGTTCGATGTCCACGATGATGTTCGGATGATTAGCGATGCAACAGTGGAGAAGGAGGAGTCCCATGCGGGAAAAGTGCTGTTGAGGAATTGGTATGAGAGGAACAAGCATATCTTTCCGGCTAGCCGCTGGGAACCTTATGATCCCACCAAGACCTATGATAAGTACACAATTAAAGAtaagaataagaaataa